The proteins below are encoded in one region of Lactuca sativa cultivar Salinas chromosome 3, Lsat_Salinas_v11, whole genome shotgun sequence:
- the LOC111884168 gene encoding uncharacterized protein LOC111884168, with translation MCLVFVCDEDERIVGQKQAPGSCPYCGGLIQAMDIESQWRLCFLPFYYKTKRKYYCTLCSRRLILQY, from the coding sequence ATGTGTTTGGTGTTTGTATGCGATGAAGACGAAAGGATCGTCGGACAAAAACAGGCGCCGGGATCATGCCCCTACTGCGGTGGGTTGATACAAGCGATGGACATAGAAAGTCAGTGGAGGCTGTGTTTCCTTCCTTTCTACTATAAGACCAAACGCAAGTACTACTGTACTCTCTGTTCTCGACGCCTTATTCTTCAGTACTAG